The Microbacterium sp. LWH7-1.2 genome window below encodes:
- the ribD gene encoding bifunctional diaminohydroxyphosphoribosylaminopyrimidine deaminase/5-amino-6-(5-phosphoribosylamino)uracil reductase RibD, which yields MASTAEHDAMRRALAIARRGPRGVNPQVGALLLSPNGEVLAEGWHRGAGTAHAEVDALSRLGPGAARGATAIVTLEPCNHTGRTGPCSEALIAAGVTRVVYAIADPGDNSSGGGTRLRAAGVDVEAGLLADEATELLDSWLTVQRLGRPHVTVKWAQSLDGRAAASDGSSKWITGAQARADVHRRRAEADAIVAGTGTVLADDPALTARAEDGSLLPHQPVPVVVGARTVPDAAAVRHHPRDFLQYAGDDASGGLSAMLEDLRHRGVQRVFVEGGPAVAASFLRERLADELLVYVAPVLLGGDRLAVQDIGVTTIGQARRLAVASVIPLGDDLLFVAQPASEGDA from the coding sequence ATGGCGAGCACAGCGGAACACGACGCGATGCGTCGGGCGCTGGCGATCGCACGCCGCGGCCCCCGCGGCGTGAACCCACAGGTCGGCGCCCTGCTCCTCTCCCCGAACGGCGAGGTCCTCGCCGAGGGCTGGCACCGTGGTGCCGGCACCGCGCACGCCGAGGTAGACGCGCTGTCGAGGCTCGGGCCGGGGGCCGCGCGCGGTGCGACCGCGATCGTGACCCTCGAGCCGTGCAACCACACCGGTCGCACCGGCCCCTGCTCCGAAGCGCTCATCGCCGCCGGCGTCACGCGCGTGGTCTACGCGATCGCGGATCCCGGCGACAACTCCTCCGGTGGCGGCACGCGGCTGCGCGCGGCCGGCGTCGACGTCGAGGCCGGCCTGCTCGCCGACGAGGCAACCGAGCTGCTCGACTCGTGGCTCACGGTCCAGCGCCTCGGCCGTCCGCACGTCACTGTCAAGTGGGCCCAGAGCCTCGACGGCCGGGCCGCCGCATCCGACGGCAGCAGCAAGTGGATCACCGGCGCGCAGGCCCGGGCCGATGTCCACCGTCGCCGCGCCGAGGCCGACGCCATCGTCGCCGGCACCGGCACGGTGCTCGCCGACGACCCGGCGCTGACCGCCCGCGCCGAGGACGGCTCGCTGCTGCCTCACCAGCCCGTTCCCGTCGTCGTCGGCGCCCGCACCGTGCCCGATGCGGCGGCCGTCCGTCACCATCCCCGCGACTTCCTCCAGTACGCGGGCGACGATGCCTCGGGCGGGCTCTCCGCCATGCTGGAGGATCTGCGCCACCGCGGCGTCCAGCGCGTGTTCGTCGAGGGCGGCCCTGCCGTCGCGGCGTCGTTCCTGCGCGAGCGCCTCGCCGACGAACTGCTCGTGTACGTCGCACCTGTGCTGCTCGGCGGCGACCGGCTCGCAGTGCAAGACATCGGGGTGACCACCATCGGCCAGGCGCGACGCCTGGCCGTGGCATCCGTCATCCCTCTCGGCGATGATCTCCTGTTCGTCGCCCAGCCCGCTTCGGAAGGAGACGCCTGA